The genomic region CGGGGTGCCGCCGCGCACCAGCCGCCCGCGGCTCAGGATGTGAAGCTGGTGCAGGAAAATGGGGACCAGGTCGACGCTGTGGGTCGCCATGACGATGGTGACGCCCTGCTCCTTGTTGAGCCGGGTCAGGAGCTCCATCATGCGGTACTCCCCCATCGGGTCGAGCCCGGCGGTCGGCTCGTCCATAAGCAGGATCTCGTGTCCCATGGCGAGAAGACCGGCGATGCAGACCCGCTTCTTCTGGCCGTAGCTCAGGTTGTGGATCCCCTTGGCGGCGAACTCGGCCATGTCCACGCTGGCAAGTGCCTGCTCCACCCGGCTCCGCACCTCGGCCTCGGCGCATCCCATGTTGCGTGGGCCGAAGGCGGTGTCCTCGAAGACGTTGCTGGCGAAAAGCTGGTCGTCGGGATTCTGGAACACGAGCCCCACCTTGCGGTAGATGTCCCGGGGGTGCAGGCGCAGCACGTTGTCACCGTCCAAAAGGACCTCGCCCTGGTACCCCTTGATCAGCCCGTCCATGACCTTCAAAAGGGTGGTCTTGCCGGAACCGTTGGAACCCAGGATGCCGGTGAACTCTCCCCTTTTCACGGCCAGGCGGATGTCGGAGAGGGCGACGGTGCCATCGGGGTACTTGTAGCTCTGGAGGTCGACGGAGATTCTTGTGTCCACGTTTGATCCTTTTTTACACGCTGCTTCTGAGGGCGATCATCGCCAGGATGAACAGGAGGGCGGAGGCGACCTCGGTCAAACGCAGGGGCCTTTGCAGCGTCATGGGCATGTCGCCGTCGTAGCCGCGCTGCACCATCGCGGTGGTGATGCTCTGGCTGTTGTCGAAGGCCTTGATCACCAGCACCCCGGCGAGGGTCCCGAACGAGGAGAGGGAGCGCCGGTAGCCGACGTAGCCCAGGCGGTTCTTCTGCGCGTTGTAGACCACCTGCGCCTCCTCGAGGAGCAGGAAGAGGTAGCGCCAGGCGAAGAGTGCCACGTCGACCAGGACCTGGGGCACCCTGAGCCAGGAGAGCGCGGCCATCAGGTCGGTGAACGGGGTCGAGAAGCCGACCACGGCAAGGAGCGATACACCCCCCAGAATGCGGCTCGCAATGAGCACCCCTTCTTTCAGCCCCTCCCGGTAGGCGGCAAGCTCGTAGCCTGCGACGCCGAACGAGAAAAGAGGGTCGCTCCCGGAAAAGAACATCTTCAGCAGGAGGACGGTGGCCGCGATGAAGAGCGGCTCGGAAAAGCGCAGGGCGAGGAGGCGCCAGGTCGTTCCGATGTAGCGGCAGAGGGCGAGGCTTGAGACCGAGACCAGCAGCGGGAAGGCGACGCCCCGGCAGCTGATTACCATGACCAGCAGCGCCAAGGCGCAGAGGAGCTTCACCCTGGGGTCGATGCGGTTGACCGGGTGAGAGGCGTCGCAGATATGCGCCTTCAGGTGGTGCATCGCCATCTTACTTGTCCTTCCCCGTCAGCTGGCGCCAATAGTACCCGGCTGCGAAACCGGCGACCACGCCCCCCACCAGGAACCCGAAAAGGAGGAGGTCACCGGAGCCCGGCTCGATCAGCGGTGCAGTTGCCTCGCGTCCGTGCTCCCTGGCGATCTTCTCCACCACCGCCTCGTCCACCCCTTCCCAGGACTTGGGCGCCAGGGTGAAGAAGTAAAACGCGAACAAAAGCGTCGGGAGCAGCACCAGGTGCATCAGCAGTATCTTCCACTTCCTTCTGCGTTCAGGCATGGGCAGGGAGCTCCTTTTCCGTTATTACCCGCATCTTCACCAGGAGATCGGGACGTTTGCGGTACAAAAGCGTGACCATCCCCGCCGTGATGACACCTTCCAGTATCCCCAGAGGCAGCTGGGTTGGCAGGAAGGCGAGCACCACCTTGACGAAGAGCGGCGTAAAAGACGCCTCACCCCGGATGCCGAGCGACAGGATGAGCGCGGTTGCGGCGTAGGTCGCCCAGTCGGCGAGAAGTCCGGCGACGAACCCGGCGACGGCGAGGCTTCCCCCCAGGCGCCGGGCGCCACGAAAGGCGAGCCACCCGGCAAAGGAGCCCACCACCCCCATGGAGAAGGTGTTGGCGCCCAGCGTGGAGAGCCCGCCGTGGGCGAGGAAGAGCGCCTGGATCAGCAGCGAGACCGCGGCGATCAGCACGCTGACCAGAGGTCCCACCAGGATAGCGGCAACGCCGGTGCCGCAGGGATGCGAGCAGGTCCCGGCGGTCGGGACCGGGATCGGCATGCAGGAGATGATGAAGACCACCGCAGCCAAAAGACCCACCAGCGGCTTGAGGGAAAGGTCCTCGCGCGAGATGGCGTTCAGGCGCCTCACCCCGAGGGCGACGAAGGGGGCCAGCACCAGATACCAGAAGGCGGCCCAGTGGAAAGGGAGTATCCCTTCGGAGATGTGCATGGCGAAGGCCGGGGTGGCGGAGAGAAGCGGCAGCGCAACCAGCGTCATCAAGCCGAATCCCACCCGTCCACCTTTTTTCAAAACTCCCCTCAGCATCAGATCTTGTCACCCCGCAGGTCGCCCGCGAAGATCTTGCCAGCGCCGCGTGAGGCGCAGAAGTCGCCGCACATGGTGCAGGTCTGCTCGTCTTCGGGGACGCGGCTCTTCCTGATGGCGGCGGCGTCCTCGGGGAACAGGGCGAGCTCGAACTGGCGCTGCCAGTTGAGGTCCCTCCTCGCCTTGCTCATCTCCTTGTCACGCTCCCTCCCCTTTTCGGGGTACTTGTTCATGTCGCCGATGTAGGCTGCGATCTTAGCGGCCTTCACCCCCATCCGGACGTCCTCCTCGTTGGGAAGTGCCAGGTGCTCGGCCGGGGTGATGTAGCAGATCAGGTCGGCGCCATAGCGCGAAGACTGGGCGGCGCCTATCGCCGCGGTGATGTGGTCGAAGCCGGGGGCGACGTCGGTGGCTATCGGCCCCAGCATGTAATAGGGGGCGCCGCCGCTCATCCGCTTTTGCAGCTTGATGTTTCCCTCGACCTCGTCGAGAGGCACGTGTCCCGGCCCCTCCACCAGCATCTGGCACCCCATGTCGCGCCCCAACTCGGCCAGCTCGCAGTTGATCAAAAGCTCCTGGATCTGCGCACGGTCGCTGGAGTCGTGGATGGCGCCGGCCCGAAGACCGTTTCCGAGCGACAGCACCGTGTCGTAGCGCTTCAGGATCTCCACTACGCGGTCGAATTTCTCGTAGAGCGGATTTTCCCGGTTGTTGGCGATCATCCAGGCCGCCATGCTCACCCCCCCCTTGGAGACAAGGCCACCGTAGCGGTACCCCTGCTTCCTCAGGCGCTCCAGGGTGTAGAGGTTGATGCCGCAGTGCACCGCCATGAAAGCCATGCCGTCGGCGCACTGCCTCTCGATGATGTCGAAGAGCATCTCCTCGTCGAGCTTGTTGGGGTCGCCGTACTTCCTGGCCGCTTCGCAAAAGGCTTGGTAGAGCGGAACATTGCCTACCGGGAGGTCCACCGCCGCGATCACCTCGCGCCGCACCCGGTCCAAGTCGCCGCCGACGGAGAGTTCCATCAGGGTGTCGGCCCCGGATTCCTGCGCCGCGAGCCCCTTCTTCACCTCGGCCTCGTAGTCGATGATGTCGGAGGAGGTCCCGATGGAGGCGTTCACCTTGGTCCTCAAGCCGACACCGATCCCGGCCACCTTGGGCTTTCTGACGTGGTTCCAGGGGATCACTATCTGTCCCAGGGCCACCTTTTCCCGGACGTAATCCGGCGTCAAATGTTCGTCTAAAGCGACCTGCGCCATCTGCGGGGTGGTGATGCCGGCACGCGCCGATTCTATCTGCGTCATCAAGTAAGGCTCCTTTTGCGGTATGCCCTTGCCTCTCCCACGAAATGAGGAGCCAGGTCAGGCGAGCTGCCGAAGTGTAGATGTATGTACGAGGCGAGGCAATTCTTGTAGCGGTACCCTTCCGGCGCGAGATCAACTCCCTTGCGGGTGACCCGGTACAGGCGCTCCACGTCGGGGGGCATCTCTTCCATCTCGGAATAGTGGAACTCGTGGCCGCGGGCGATGCTCCCCCTGCGGCCGATGATGCAATCTTCCAGCAACTCCACCTCGCGGTACCCGAGCGCCTTGCGGCGCGGCAGCATCCGGCTCTGCACCGGGAAAATGCCGGCAAAGCTGTGGGTTTCCTCTTCCGCGGCGACCCCCTGGGTCAGGTAGATGAACCCTCCGCATTCGGCGTAGACGGGCATCCCCCCCTCCACCGCCGCGCGGATCTCTTCTTTCAAAGGTTGGTTGGCGGCAAGCCGCGCCGCGAAGAGCTCAGGGTAACCGCCGGGGAGGTAGATGCCGCCGATATCTTCCGGAAGCGAGCTGTCGGCAAGCGGGGAGAAGTAGCAGAGCTCGGCCCCGCTTTGCTCCAGAAGCCGCAGGTTGTCCTCATAGACGAAGCAGAAGGCGGCGTCCCGCGCCACCGCGATCCGCACCCGCTCCGGGTCGGCCGAGGCGCTTACGGCAGCTGGCGCGGCATCTTCCCAAAGCCTGTCAACGTCCAGGTCCAAGAGCGCGTCGAGGTAAAGGTGATGTTCCACGACCTCTACCAGGTGGTCCAGGAAGGAATCCGAAAGAGGGTTGTCCTCCGCCGTCACCAGCCCCAGGTGGCGCGACGGGATGCCGAGTGCGGGGTCCCTGGGGAGGCAGCCGATCACCTGCACGCTTGGCAACGCAGCGGCCAGCGCCTCCCGCAGGATGCGTTCGTGGTTCTCGCTGGCGACGTTGTTGAAGATGACGCCGGCCACCCGGAGCGCCGGATCGAAGCAGGCGAAACCGTGCACCAGCGCTGCGGCGCTTCTCGCCTGGCTGCGCGCGTCCACCACGAGGACCACCGGTGCGCGAAGTTCCTTTGCTACCTGCGCGCTGCTCCCTGATTCGGAGATCCCGTCGATCCCGTCGAAGAGCCCCATTGCCCCCTCGACGACGGCGATGTCCGCAGCGGCCGCATGGTGCAGGAAGCTCTCCCTCAGGAAGCCGGGATCGCAGATCCAGCCGTCCAGGTTAACGGAGGGGACACCGGTCACCAGCCGGTGGTAGCCGGGATCGATGAAGTCCGGCCCGACCTTGAAGGGGGCGACCTTGAGGCCGCGCCTTTTCAGGGCGGCCATGATCCCCAGGGTCACGGTGGTCTTCCCGCAGCCGCTGGAGGGGGCCGCTATGACGATGCGCTTCGTCACCACGCCGTTAGCCGTTCACCAACTGCACCACCGTGTTGCCATCGGCGTAGTAATCAATCAGGTTCATGCCGCAGTACTGCTGGTCGATGCTGAAAAAGGATGAAAGGGGCGCGCCTATGGCATCCATGAGGATGATCCGGTTCACTCCCCCATGTGCCACCACCAGCACCTCCTCCCCCCTGTGCCTCGCCACGATCTCCTTCAGGGCGGGAAGCACCCGTCCCGCCAGATCCCCCAGACTCTCCCCCCCCGGCGCGCGGAAATGCTCCAGGTCCGCCAGCCGCGCGGCCCACTCGTCGGGGCGGTCCCGCTGGATATCGGTCACGGAAAGCCCCTGCCACTCCCCGCAGTTGAGCTCCCTGAACTGCGGCACCTTCCTGGGCTCCACGCCGAGGTAGGGGCCAAGGATCTCGCCGCCGCGGACGGTCCTTATGAGGTCGCTGGTGTAAAGGGCGCTGATCCGGTCCGGGTCGAGGCGCGGCTTCAAGAGCTGGTACTGCTCCTCCCCCCGCGCGGTCAGGCGCACGTCATACTGGCCGTTGTAACAATGCGGCCTTTCCACCTCGCCATGGCGGATCAGGTGCAGGCGTGTTCTCTCCATCATCTGCGGCTCCTATGCTCCTGCTCCCCCCTGACGCAAAAGTGCCAGGAGGACCAGCAGGAAAAAGATCTCGTTCAATTCGCTGGCGCAGCCGATCACGTCTCCGGTCACCCCACCGAGCCTTTGGTGCGACCATAGTTTCAGGCACCAGGTGAGGAGAAAGAGAAAGAGCAGGCATATCACGCCGGTCAACCCCAGCAGGAGATACCCAGCGACAAAGGTGAGAAGGCAGGCGACCATGAGCTGGGTGAGCCCGGCCCCTCCCACGAAGGCTGAACCCAGCCCGTCCTTTCTGGCCCGCTTCGCGCCCACCGTCATCTGCACCTGGGCACAGCGCGCCGCCATCGGGAAGAGGAAGAGCGCCTCCCGCTTGTACTGGAGCGGCACCGCCAAAAGCGCCTGGTACTTGAGCCCCAGCCCCAGCACCAGGGCAACCGCGCCTACGGCCCCGACGCGGGAGTCCTTCATGATCTCCAGGAAACGCTCGCGGGAGCCGCGGGCGGCGAGCCCGTCGGCTACGTCGGACAGGCCGTCCAGGTGCAGCGCCCCCGTCGCCACGCTCATCAGCGTGATCAGGACCAGGTCCCCGACGCTCCGGGGAAGGAGCGGGGCGAGGAGGTAGTCCACCCCCGCCAGGAGCGCCCCCAGGGCGAGCCCCACCAGGGGGAAGAAGGACATGGAGAGCCCCAGGTCCTCCTCCTCGCAGCGGACCGCGAAAGGCAGGGGGAGGATGGTGAGAAACTGGAAGGCGATCAGGAAAAGTCTCATCGGGTAATCTCCTAGGAGGAGGCCACTCCGGCCTCTTCAAAGGTCGCCATCTCGTTCAGGACCTTCACGCCTGCCTCGATGAGCCCCATGGCAAGAGCAGCGCCGGTCCCCTCGCCTAACCGCAGTTGCAGGTCGAGTATCGGCCTGGCGCCGATCCGCTGCAGCATCATCTGGTGGCCTATCTCCACCGAGTTGTGGGCGGCGAAGATGTACTCTTTGACGTTCGGATGCATCTCGCAGGCGATAAGCGCCCCCGCGGTGGAGATGAAGCCGTCCACGACGACCGGGATCCGGTTGGCGGCAGCACCGAGCACCAGCCCGGCGATGCCGGCGATCTCCAGCCCCCCCACCTTGGAGAGCACGTCCAGTGGGTCCTCCGGGTTGGGGCGGTTCAGGTCGAGGCCCGCCTGGATCACCTTGATCTTGTGCTCCAGCGCCTGGTCCCCGATCCCGGTGCCGCGATGGGTCACCTCGCGCACGCTGCAGCCGGCGAAGGCCGCGATGATGGCGGAGGAGGGGCTGGTGTTGCCGATCCCCATCTCGCCGGTCCCCACCATGGCGATACCCTCGGCCTTGGCGCGGTCCGCAAGGGCGATGCCGACCTCGATAGCGGCCACCGCCTCCTCGCGGGTCATGGCGCTTCCCTTGGCGAAGTTGCGGGTCCCTTTGGCGATCTTCTTGATGATGAGCCCTTCAGTCGGCTCGAAATCGTAATCGACCCCGACGTCTACCACCCGCACCTCTGCGCCCGCGTGACGGGCTAGGACGTTCACCCCCGCGCCTCCGCGCAGGAAGTTGAGCACCATCTGGGGGGTCACTTCCTTCGGGAAGAGGGAGACCCCCTCCTCCACGATGCCGTGGTCGCCGGCGAAGGTGAAGATGACCTTCCTTCCGATCTTGGGGGTGAGGTCGCCGGTGATGGCGGCGTAGCGGCGCGCCATATCCTCCAGGAGTCCCAGGGACCCCTGCGGCTTGGTCTTGTTGTCCAGCTTGGCCTGCGCCTGCGCCAAAAGCGCCTCGTCTAACGGCTGGATTTTAGCCAGCGCCGATTCCAGAAGTTCCATGGTTCCCTCCGTTGCATTAAAATTATTCTCTTTATTCCCTGCCGCTATCCCTTCAGCTTCAGCGGCAGCCCGGCGAAGCAGACATGCACCTCGTCCGCCCGCGCCGCGATCAACTCGTTCGCCTCACCGGAGAGGTCCCGAAAGGTGCGCGAGAGCGGGTGCTCGGGGACGATCCCCATCCCCACCTCGTTGGTGACGATGACCAGGGGGGTCTGCAAGCTCTTGAAGCTCTCGGTGAAACGCTCCACCCGCGACAGCGCCTCGGCAGCCCCTCCCTCGCAACTAAACAGCAGGTTCGAGAGCCAGAGTGTCACGCAGTCGAGGAGGATGACCTGAAAACGGCCGTCGTTGGCGCGGACCTTCTCCTCGACCTGCAGCGGCTCCTCCATGGTATGCCACTCCTCGCCGCGGCGCCCCTGGTGGCGCGCGATGCGCTCGGCCATCTCCGCGTCCCCCGCCTCGGCGGTCGCGAGATACCCGCGCATGGCGGGGTACCCCAGGGCGAGCGTCTCGGCGAACCTGCTCTTGCCGCTGCGGCTCCCGCCGGTCACCAGTACCACTTTGGACATAAAAAAACCCCCCTTCCGATGACGGAAGGCGGGTCAAAAATCGTGTCTATAAACGATTCCGGCTTAGCCCCTCTGCCACGGAGGTTGCGACAAGCGTTCATCCTGGCAGGTTTCCTGACTCACGGGTCATCTTACTCGCCGCGCCTTCCCGATTTTGTCAGTGGCGTAGTTGCGGCTTTCATAACCGTTCACAGTTGCGGGACAGCGAGGGATTCACACCCTCTTCCCTTTTAACCCCTCTCGGGGCACCCGGATGGTTCTTTATTCGATTACGGTCTGTTTACTAACAGAGCCGGCGGGGAAAGTCAATCAATAACCGGATCGAGCTGCGCCGGATCCTGCGGGATTTCCGCTGTTTCCGCCGCCTCAGGCGCGAGCAGCGCATCTATGCGGGCCCACACCGCGTCCTTCCCTTCCCTGGAGAGCGCCGAGAAGTAGTTTAGATCCTCCTTCTTCAGCTGCAGCTTCTCCATGATGACGGAACTCTGCTTGGCGCGTTCGTTCTTGGAGACCTTGTCGCACTTGGTGATCACGATGATGGGGGGGACGGAGAAGGCGCGCAGCCAGGCGAGCATCTGCTGGTCCTCTTCGGTCGGGGTCCTGCGGATGTCGAGGATCAGCACCACCCCGCGCAGGTTGCGGCGCTTGGAGAGGTAGGTCTCCATCATGGGGCGCCATTCCTTCTTGACGGCCAAGGGGACCTTGGCGTAGCCGTAACCGGGAAGGTCCACCAGCATGAAGTCGTCGTTCACCTGGAAGAAGTTGATCAGCTGGGTGCGGCCCGGGGTGGAGCTGGTGCGGACCAGGTTCTTCCGGTTCACCAGCACGTTGACCAGAGAGGACTTCCCTACGTTGGAGCGCCCGGCGAAGGCGATCTCGGGGAGGCTTCCCTCCGGATAATGGGAGGGTTTCGTGGCGCTTTTAATAAACTCGGTTTGCTTTACTATCAATGAGAGGACCTATCCCGTTTTTTCCGGGCAGTATAGCCCTCTGAGCCCCCCCTTTCAATCATTAAATCCCCGCTTGCCTTAAGCTAACGTTTTGGTATATTTTGGAACCTGACCGGCAACCGGCCCCAGCGAGGACACCTTAGGCATGAACAAAGAACTCGAAACAGCGATCATGAGCGCGGCCGATCTGCCGACCATTCCCATCGTAGCGATAAAGGTAATGCAACTGATCGAGAGCGACAGCGCCACGGCGGACGAGCTGGCTAAGATCGTTTCCTCCGACCCCGCCGTCGCAGCCCGGGTGCTCAAGATCTCCAACTCCTCCTTCTACGGCTGCCGCCGGCAGATCCAGACACTTTCCAGCGCCATCGTCATCCTCGGGTTCAGCACGCTCAGAAGCCTCGTTGTCGCAGCTTCCGTCAAACAGGTCTACAAGCCTTACGGGCTCACCGAGAAGATGCTCTGGGAGCACTCCTTCGCGGCCGGGCTCGCGGCAAGGATCATAGCCAACCGCACCCGCATCGCCAACGAGGAGGAGGCCTTCCTCGCCGGGCTGTTCCACGACATCGGCAAGATCATCATGAACACGCTGGACCGCAACAAGTTCCAGGAAGTCATGCAGCACTGTTACAACGAGGGGATCTCCTTCGGACAGGCCGAGCGGAGCGTCTACCCCTTCAGCCACGCCGAAGTGGGAGCGCACGTGATCAGGAAGTGGAACTTCCCGGAGATCCTCACCAGCGCCATACTGCACCACCATACGCTGGAATTCGACGAGTTCGAGGATCCGACCGTGGTGAACCTTACCGCCATCACCGCCCTGGCGAACCTGTTCTGCCTGAAGCTGGGCATCGGGATCCGGGAGCCGGAGGAGGATATCGATCTGGGGAGCTCGAAACCGGCCCAGATGCTGAAGATCGGTCCGGAGACCGCACAACAGTTGCTGGAGACCTTCGACAAGGCCTTCCAGGAAGACAAGGCCCTGTTCATCAGCTAGCATCAGGAGCCGGCTTTTTCCCCGCTGTCCGCCACCTCTTCCAGGGAACTGCGCCGCTTCGCCTCTTCGGAGATGCTGACGCTGTCCATCCCTTCGGACTTCCGGGACGGCTTCTCCCGCTTGCGCTGACGTTCCTGCCCACCCGCGTCCGGGTCGATCCTGATGCTACCCGGAATCCTGTCGACGACGTAACTCATGAGCGCACCTCCCCCCGCCGTTGCCGGCCTTGGCAAAGCATTGCCGCGCGGCATCTTAACAGCAACCAAACCCTAATGGAAGAGAATTAATCGAGATTCTTATCTGGACCTGACGCTGCCGGACATTCCCCTTGCCCAGCACACTGCAGCGCAGTATAATTCCCAGCTTAGCGAAATCTCATATGGGAAGGATCACATGAAACTCAATACCAAGCTGGTGATGATCATGCTCACCATGCTTATCGTGGCAACAGCGATGCTCTTCATCCTGAACCAGGTGAGCCAGAACGACCTGGTGGGGGAGATCCAGGAGAGCTCGACCGTGGTGTCGAAGGCGATCCAGCTAAGCGTGGAAGACCTGACCTCCGAGGTCGAATCATCGCGCCTGACCGAGTACCTCCAGCAGGCGAAGAGCAAAGGGGTCAACGAGATCAACATCATCAACAACGAGGGGGAGATCATCAACTCCTCGGATCCCGCCCAGGTCGGCAAGAAACGGGAAATCAAAAAGCTGGAGAAGGGGCTCAGGGCGTCGCGCCGCGGCGGCGGAGGGGGCTCGCTCAAGCCCTATGACCTGGTGGTTCCGGTCATCGTAGGGGACGAGCAACTCGGTTACGTGCAGGTGAACCTCCTTCTCGACAACATCCGCGACATCCAGCACGCCAACTTCGTCAGGCGGCTCGCCGCCACCACCATCGTGTTCATGATGGGGATGATACTGATCATCTACCTGGCGCGCCGCTACACACGGCCGATCCACCGGCTGGCTGCCGGGGTCAAAGACGTGTCGGGGGGGGACTTGAGCGTCACCTTCCAGGTGGGAAGCGGCGACGAGATCGGGGAGCTGGCCGAGAACCTGAACGAGATGGTGGAGAAGCTGAGGGAAAAGGAGCAGCTTGAAAAGCGCCTCTACGAGGCGGAGCACCTCTCCAAGGTGGGGCAGCTGGCAGCGGGTATCGCCCACGAGATCAGGAACCCGCTCAATTACATCAGCCTCGCCATCGACCACCTGAAGAGCGAATTCCTCCCATCCTGCCCCGAAAAGGCGCAGGAGCTGGATTCGATCGCCAACAACATCAAGGAAGAGGTGCGCAAGGCCAACTACATGGTGCTCAACTTCATGAATTACGGCCGCCCCTTGAAGCTGCGGCTGCAGCGGGTATGCTACCCTGAGCTCGTGGACAAGGCGATGCAGATCATGCAGGACCGGCTCGACGAGAGGGGGATCCAGGTGGTTCGGGAGATCCCCCAGGACCTGCCGCCGATGCTGGCGGACCCGGAGCTCATGCGCAACTGCCTCTGCAACTTCATCAGCAACAGCACCCAGGCGATGCCGGAGGGGGGGAAGCTGACCATCGGCGCCAGCATGGACCCGGATTCCGGCCTCTTCCGCCTCACCTTCAGCGACGAGGGAACGGGCATCGAGCCCCAGGACCTGGAGAAGGTCTTCCAGCCCTACTTCACCACCAAAGAGGCGGGGATCGGCCTGGGCCTCGCCATCACCGAGCGCATAGTGAGGGAGCACGGCGGCAGCATCACGGTTCAGAGCACCAAAGGGGAAGGGACCACCTTCTCGGTCACCCTCCCGGCAGCAGCGGCGTAAAGGCCGCCCCGCCCCCCTGTCCAGACGGGGGCAAGAAAAGAGCAAGGAGTCGCAATGAGTGGCAGCATCCTGATAATCGACGACGAGAAGGGGCAGAGGGACATCCTCAGCGCCATACTCACCAAGATGGGGTACAAGATCGACACCGCCTCGGGGGGGGAAGAGGCGCTGCAGCAACTGCAGCACCGAGAGTTCGACCTCCTCCTCACCGACCTCAAGATGCAGGGGATTTCGGGGATGGAGCTCCTGGAGCGGGTCCTGACTGAAAACCCGTCCCAGTGCGTGGTGATGATGACAGCCCACGGCACCATCGACTCCGCCGTGGAAGCGATGAAGAAGGGGGCCTTCGACTACCTGGAAAAGCCGCTGGAGCGCGAGGACCTGATCCTCACCGTTCAGCGGGCGTTTGAGCGCATCGGGCTTTTGAAGGAAAACAAGGCGCTGCACAAGAAGCTCGCGGAGACCAAAAGGCTTCCC from Citrifermentans bremense harbors:
- a CDS encoding energy-coupling factor ABC transporter ATP-binding protein, giving the protein MDTRISVDLQSYKYPDGTVALSDIRLAVKRGEFTGILGSNGSGKTTLLKVMDGLIKGYQGEVLLDGDNVLRLHPRDIYRKVGLVFQNPDDQLFASNVFEDTAFGPRNMGCAEAEVRSRVEQALASVDMAEFAAKGIHNLSYGQKKRVCIAGLLAMGHEILLMDEPTAGLDPMGEYRMMELLTRLNKEQGVTIVMATHSVDLVPIFLHQLHILSRGRLVRGGTPEEVFTAPDELANVKLRLPHIAELIYKLKHDEGLPFARIPLTIGEARREIVEAMGK
- the cbiQ gene encoding cobalt ECF transporter T component CbiQ, with the translated sequence MAMHHLKAHICDASHPVNRIDPRVKLLCALALLVMVISCRGVAFPLLVSVSSLALCRYIGTTWRLLALRFSEPLFIAATVLLLKMFFSGSDPLFSFGVAGYELAAYREGLKEGVLIASRILGGVSLLAVVGFSTPFTDLMAALSWLRVPQVLVDVALFAWRYLFLLLEEAQVVYNAQKNRLGYVGYRRSLSSFGTLAGVLVIKAFDNSQSITTAMVQRGYDGDMPMTLQRPLRLTEVASALLFILAMIALRSSV
- a CDS encoding cobalt ABC transporter permease — its product is MPERRRKWKILLMHLVLLPTLLFAFYFFTLAPKSWEGVDEAVVEKIAREHGREATAPLIEPGSGDLLLFGFLVGGVVAGFAAGYYWRQLTGKDK
- a CDS encoding energy-coupling factor ABC transporter permease: MTLVALPLLSATPAFAMHISEGILPFHWAAFWYLVLAPFVALGVRRLNAISREDLSLKPLVGLLAAVVFIISCMPIPVPTAGTCSHPCGTGVAAILVGPLVSVLIAAVSLLIQALFLAHGGLSTLGANTFSMGVVGSFAGWLAFRGARRLGGSLAVAGFVAGLLADWATYAATALILSLGIRGEASFTPLFVKVVLAFLPTQLPLGILEGVITAGMVTLLYRKRPDLLVKMRVITEKELPAHA
- the thiC gene encoding phosphomethylpyrimidine synthase ThiC gives rise to the protein MMTQIESARAGITTPQMAQVALDEHLTPDYVREKVALGQIVIPWNHVRKPKVAGIGVGLRTKVNASIGTSSDIIDYEAEVKKGLAAQESGADTLMELSVGGDLDRVRREVIAAVDLPVGNVPLYQAFCEAARKYGDPNKLDEEMLFDIIERQCADGMAFMAVHCGINLYTLERLRKQGYRYGGLVSKGGVSMAAWMIANNRENPLYEKFDRVVEILKRYDTVLSLGNGLRAGAIHDSSDRAQIQELLINCELAELGRDMGCQMLVEGPGHVPLDEVEGNIKLQKRMSGGAPYYMLGPIATDVAPGFDHITAAIGAAQSSRYGADLICYITPAEHLALPNEEDVRMGVKAAKIAAYIGDMNKYPEKGRERDKEMSKARRDLNWQRQFELALFPEDAAAIRKSRVPEDEQTCTMCGDFCASRGAGKIFAGDLRGDKI
- a CDS encoding cobyrinate a,c-diamide synthase, which produces MVTKRIVIAAPSSGCGKTTVTLGIMAALKRRGLKVAPFKVGPDFIDPGYHRLVTGVPSVNLDGWICDPGFLRESFLHHAAAADIAVVEGAMGLFDGIDGISESGSSAQVAKELRAPVVLVVDARSQARSAAALVHGFACFDPALRVAGVIFNNVASENHERILREALAAALPSVQVIGCLPRDPALGIPSRHLGLVTAEDNPLSDSFLDHLVEVVEHHLYLDALLDLDVDRLWEDAAPAAVSASADPERVRIAVARDAAFCFVYEDNLRLLEQSGAELCYFSPLADSSLPEDIGGIYLPGGYPELFAARLAANQPLKEEIRAAVEGGMPVYAECGGFIYLTQGVAAEEETHSFAGIFPVQSRMLPRRKALGYREVELLEDCIIGRRGSIARGHEFHYSEMEEMPPDVERLYRVTRKGVDLAPEGYRYKNCLASYIHLHFGSSPDLAPHFVGEARAYRKRSLT
- a CDS encoding histidine phosphatase family protein — translated: MMERTRLHLIRHGEVERPHCYNGQYDVRLTARGEEQYQLLKPRLDPDRISALYTSDLIRTVRGGEILGPYLGVEPRKVPQFRELNCGEWQGLSVTDIQRDRPDEWAARLADLEHFRAPGGESLGDLAGRVLPALKEIVARHRGEEVLVVAHGGVNRIILMDAIGAPLSSFFSIDQQYCGMNLIDYYADGNTVVQLVNG
- the cobS gene encoding adenosylcobinamide-GDP ribazoletransferase, whose product is MRLFLIAFQFLTILPLPFAVRCEEEDLGLSMSFFPLVGLALGALLAGVDYLLAPLLPRSVGDLVLITLMSVATGALHLDGLSDVADGLAARGSRERFLEIMKDSRVGAVGAVALVLGLGLKYQALLAVPLQYKREALFLFPMAARCAQVQMTVGAKRARKDGLGSAFVGGAGLTQLMVACLLTFVAGYLLLGLTGVICLLFLFLLTWCLKLWSHQRLGGVTGDVIGCASELNEIFFLLVLLALLRQGGAGA
- the cobT gene encoding nicotinate-nucleotide--dimethylbenzimidazole phosphoribosyltransferase, which gives rise to MELLESALAKIQPLDEALLAQAQAKLDNKTKPQGSLGLLEDMARRYAAITGDLTPKIGRKVIFTFAGDHGIVEEGVSLFPKEVTPQMVLNFLRGGAGVNVLARHAGAEVRVVDVGVDYDFEPTEGLIIKKIAKGTRNFAKGSAMTREEAVAAIEVGIALADRAKAEGIAMVGTGEMGIGNTSPSSAIIAAFAGCSVREVTHRGTGIGDQALEHKIKVIQAGLDLNRPNPEDPLDVLSKVGGLEIAGIAGLVLGAAANRIPVVVDGFISTAGALIACEMHPNVKEYIFAAHNSVEIGHQMMLQRIGARPILDLQLRLGEGTGAALAMGLIEAGVKVLNEMATFEEAGVASS
- the cobU gene encoding bifunctional adenosylcobinamide kinase/adenosylcobinamide-phosphate guanylyltransferase — translated: MSKVVLVTGGSRSGKSRFAETLALGYPAMRGYLATAEAGDAEMAERIARHQGRRGEEWHTMEEPLQVEEKVRANDGRFQVILLDCVTLWLSNLLFSCEGGAAEALSRVERFTESFKSLQTPLVIVTNEVGMGIVPEHPLSRTFRDLSGEANELIAARADEVHVCFAGLPLKLKG